The Nicotiana sylvestris chromosome 6, ASM39365v2, whole genome shotgun sequence genomic sequence gcgaagaagaaactgGGCTGAAAAACTGGGCAGTTCTGGAAATTCACATTTTTCaccccaaaccatttaatacctaaaccagctcatttgtaaaacatctttttggattatttttagtcTTAGGACTAGAGAGATCAAGGTTGAAAGCTAGGGTTTATGCACTTACACTTAGGTTTTGAAGATTGTGGTTAAGAATTTCTTACTCTTTTGtactcatttcttcatttccttgctttgtgttgaatatctaagtgtgtagtattgtaTTCAACACTTGAATATTGTTTATGGAAATAATCGTGTTTAAAGtatggattaaataccttgttgtgcttacgTATTGAAtaatttttatccttttatgaagtgagttattgttcttttaattattctttttctttaatatttccaaagggattagataaccctaggactcgcccatcaactccgaattaattttgggaaagattatttggggttgggaaagattaattaacaagaacttgaggctttaaccctcattttatagattctacctaggaataagattgaactacttgtagccataatcgggggtgcttaatctcttaattgttttagggataattcaattaggaaatCTTgctagtctttggaagaagctaatatagaattattacccgtggctaattaacataaactcgctcatatttataaaatcttgaaatacattggatcgttacttgagtgtaattcccgatgcatccatccttgtagccattgatcattttacttgctttctagattagtttacatttccgcatttaggtataaatataTTCTCaaaccaattctaagtgtttggcattgcataacaagtgataattctcttacattcctaatcgcctacatattgttctctatgggattcgaccccgactcatagttgagtatattatattgtatgcGACCATGtctatttactttttagtagtggatttggacgtcatcgaCTTCGCAGTCGAGAAACACAAAATCCgcaagcaaaataaacttgtcaactcggacaagaacatcatcaataataccaaacgacctcttcattgttctatcagccatttgcaatctcattgaagtagctctcggttgatcaatacccaaagttttgaatacGGAGTAAGCATCAAATTTATATTTGCTCCGAAATCACACAAggcctttgcaaaatccgcactcccaatggtacatggaatggtaAATGCACCGGGGTCTTTaagctttggagccatcgagtgcacaatgacactcacttgatgagtcattttgatggtctcataatccatagatctctttttagataccaagtctttcataaacttggcgTATCCCGACATTTGCTCAAGAGCTTTCACTAAGAGTACATTGATTGACAAacttttcatcatctcaatatacttcttgaactggttttcattcttctgctttgcaagtctttgagggtaaggtggaggaggcctaGGCAAGGGAGCCCTGGCTTTAGGCATTATTATTTCCGGTAATgtctatcacgtgttccctatacaggttcacgtcattttgagtctcCTCCTCTTTGTCATGAATACCAATTCTCACCCCACCATCCAACttctcttcactcacttgctGAACAACTATAGGATCATCTTCATTTTTTACTTCAACATAatcactcacaacttccttttgcttggaggtacTTGTTTCACCACCTTTACCGCTCCTTTTGGTCACTACCATTGTGGCCGGTATTGTTctcacccttcgggtttactaccgtgtcactAGGTAGTGTCCCCTTAGGGCAAGTGTTTAAAGCTTGTGAAATCTGACCAAGTTGGACCTCTAGATTACGGATAGAAGTATTATGGGACGCCAATTGGGCATCATAGtcgacattcttcttcatcatttgctcaaatATTGACTCAATCCATCTCATCTTAATGTTGgacgagctaggaccttgggacgAAAATGGAGgttggttgtttggttgttgaaacattggaggcctttgaaagcccgGCCCCCAATTACCTTGATTACCGTTATTCCAACCTCCTTGGTTGTTGTTGCCACCCCAAATGCTATTTTACCCCAATTCTGGTTGTTGCTCCCCCAATTGTTagagttgttgttgttattgttccaatttccttggacTTGGTTGCCCCAATTCTGATTATTCTCTTGCGATCTCCATTGTTGATTTGGAGCATTACCTCGTTGTCCTTGATAGTTGTTGGCATACAAAACCTCTTCATTTTGCTCACAATACCTATCATCCTGGTTGTAACCACTACTATCTTGCTCATATTGATCTTGATTGCCTTGCATTTGTTGCCCATGTTGTCTCCTCTTGTTTACCAATAAATTAACGCCTTCCATTGTGTTTACTTGCTTTGGTCCCTGAATATGCTGAAGTTGTGCTTTGACTAACTGGTTCATGGTTGTTGTCAACTCAACTATGGCTTGTCCGTGGTCTTGAAGTTCCTTGTGAAGATTTATGACATGAAGGTCCCCCTAAGGAACATTTGCCTGACTCTGCCAGGTTgaggaagtgtcagccatctcatcaagaatctcACAGGCCTCAGTATAAGGCAGCTTCATAACATTACCCCTTGTTAGCTGGTTTACCACACATTGATTGGTCGTATTTATACCCCcgataaaatattttttagatcattgcttcagtcatatcattgttggggcattccttgacCATAGTTCTATATCTATCCCAGATTTCATGAAGGGGTTCATTTGGTTCATGTTTAAATGCTAATATCTCATCCCTTAATGCAGCCATATGTCCCGGTGAGAAAAACTTGTCTATAAACTTgtcggccaactcatcccacgtagtgatggaatggttggggagtctttcgagccagtccaaagctttccctctaagtgaaaaagggaacaatcCCAGTCTAAATGCATCCTCCGACACATTAGTTTGTTTGCTTCCCCAGCAGGTATCCACAAATCCCTTTAGATGttatatgcattctgatggggagcatcTGTGAAGTACCCTCTTTGCTCCAATAAGGTCAACAtgacatttgtaatttgaaaattgcccgcccggatccgaggtgggacaattgcacttgcgtacccttcatttggaagcacccaGGGAGCTACACACGGAGGAGCTGGGGGAGGGTCTAGAATATTTTCATTGGCCTGGAGGCCTCTTCTTTGAGCTTGAGGtactagaggcacctcatcttcagcattatcatctacctcctcccctgggAGAACATTCCGATAGGATCATTATTTGCCATTTTGTACATGAATCGATTAACTCACATAAGTTAGTAAAACAGAAGGAAAGAGAAACAAGACACGCAACTagtcagatagatagccaaaaccatttaACTCCCGGAACGGCGCTAAAAAGTGATCGGCTCCAATTCTACACCACTATATAATGGCaaggagtggtcgatgcagcttttacccgaaaggtcgggatcgatttccacatggAGTTAATATTGATTGGGAGTTGGGTTTTTTATCTAATATAGCTATGCATGTTGTTTTTAATTTCACTTCTAACCATGTTTGAATTTgttactattctacttttaatgttattgattgctgaaaataaaCTAAGTATAATATTTTTGTAAAGTTTTCTCAAGTGATAAATAGCACTAGgaaagtgacttacacctaggcgtgtatctaatgggatctaaaatttaggacaagcttATTACattggggtcgtgatataacctttacacaaaattactcactctaaacctctcggtagtttgagtgacttcgCCCTagttggctttctcaagcccaattgtgtgttcaaacaatacaagtaaaattgactgaagtcaggtattactatctctaggtataaccctttaattggtgctatcaatctcttgagtgcaccccaattccttgttagcctaatttttCTAGACTTAGTCCCTTTTTCTCAAGAAGATTTTAAGTTAAAAAGGCCTGA encodes the following:
- the LOC138871767 gene encoding uncharacterized protein yields the protein MVVTKRSGKGGETSTSKQKEVVSDYVEVKNEDDPIVVQQVSEEKLDGGVRIGIHDKEEETQNDVNLAPLPRPPPPYPQRLAKQKNENQFKKYIEMMKSLSINVLLVKALEQMSGYAKFMKDLVSKKRSMDYETIKMTHQVSVIVHSMAPKLKDPGAFTIPCTIGSADFAKALCDFGANINLMLTPYSKLWVLINRELLQ